A genomic segment from Saprospiraceae bacterium encodes:
- a CDS encoding crotonase/enoyl-CoA hydratase family protein, translating to MTKTSTTITTEIKDTVLFICLNRPEKRNAINDETLRQINHLFSTVPQEVKCIILHGKGKHFCSGLDLTELTERNVMEGMLHSRMWHSTMDKVQFGPVPVIVVLSGACVGGGLELASAGHIRVAEASTFYALPEGQRGIFVGGGASVRVPKLIGLARMTDMMLTGRVYRADEGCQIGLSQYVVEDGAGLAKAIQLAEKISGNTQMTNFALTQILPRIVDAGQDIGLMMEAMTAAIAQDTPEAKQRLTDFLEGRAKKVGE from the coding sequence ATGACGAAGACATCAACAACCATTACAACAGAAATAAAAGATACCGTTTTATTTATTTGTCTTAATCGCCCCGAAAAAAGGAATGCGATCAATGATGAAACGTTACGACAAATTAATCATCTCTTTTCTACTGTTCCTCAAGAGGTTAAATGCATTATCTTACATGGAAAAGGCAAGCATTTTTGTTCGGGTTTGGACCTGACAGAACTTACCGAGCGCAATGTTATGGAAGGGATGCTGCATTCCAGAATGTGGCACAGTACTATGGATAAGGTGCAATTTGGACCTGTTCCGGTGATTGTGGTCTTGTCTGGCGCTTGTGTTGGTGGTGGTCTGGAACTGGCCAGTGCGGGCCATATCCGGGTGGCAGAAGCTTCTACTTTTTATGCCTTGCCAGAGGGTCAACGGGGCATTTTTGTAGGCGGCGGCGCATCTGTGCGGGTCCCTAAACTCATCGGGTTGGCCAGAATGACAGATATGATGCTGACCGGCCGGGTGTACAGAGCCGACGAAGGGTGCCAGATTGGATTGTCCCAATATGTGGTGGAAGACGGCGCGGGATTGGCTAAGGCCATCCAATTAGCCGAAAAAATCAGTGGAAATACCCAAATGACGAACTTTGCCCTTACCCAAATTCTTCCCCGGATCGTAGATGCAGGCCAGGATATTGGCTTAATGATGGAGGCCATGACCGCCGCCATTGCCCAAGATACCCCTGAAGCAAAACAACGATTGACCGATTTTTTGGAGGGAAGAGCTAAAAAGGTGGGGGAATAA
- a CDS encoding 5-methyltetrahydropteroyltriglutamate--homocysteine S-methyltransferase, giving the protein MKNIPFRADHVGSLLRTDKVKANRLLWKQGKITAEALREIENEAIAETVKKLEATGMKSITDGEFRRDYFHLDFLKELAGVSVSGGMEANPNAKVAEDGFKPPVLSVTGKLRHVKDIQVADFNYLKSVVSQTPKVSIPSPTMVHFRGGRKSIDIDSYPDMDQFFHDLAAAYRQEIDHLYQAGLRYLQLDDTNLAYLCDPKMRAAAAARGEDPNELPKTYAALINAVIDHRPDDLTVGIHLCRGNYRSTWFAEGGYEPVAEILFNEINVDGYFLEYDDERSGDFAPLRFVPSHKKVVLGIVSSKTAQLESIDDLCKRIDEAAQYMPLDNMCISPQCGFSSTHHGNDMTHDDQWRKLELVVNTAQKVWGTA; this is encoded by the coding sequence ATGAAAAATATCCCATTTCGAGCAGATCATGTTGGCAGTTTATTGCGAACGGATAAAGTAAAGGCCAATCGACTACTTTGGAAACAAGGTAAAATAACGGCAGAAGCATTGCGCGAGATTGAAAACGAGGCCATTGCCGAGACCGTCAAAAAGTTGGAGGCAACAGGCATGAAATCTATAACGGATGGTGAATTTAGAAGAGACTATTTTCACCTCGATTTTTTAAAAGAGCTGGCAGGCGTAAGCGTCAGCGGAGGGATGGAAGCCAATCCGAATGCCAAAGTGGCAGAAGATGGGTTTAAACCGCCCGTGTTGAGTGTGACGGGCAAATTGCGCCACGTAAAAGACATCCAGGTAGCAGACTTTAACTACCTGAAATCGGTGGTTTCTCAAACGCCAAAGGTGTCTATCCCTTCCCCCACGATGGTACATTTTAGAGGTGGACGTAAATCTATTGATATAGATTCCTATCCAGACATGGATCAATTTTTCCATGACCTGGCAGCAGCTTACCGCCAGGAGATTGACCATTTGTACCAGGCAGGTTTGCGGTATTTGCAACTGGATGATACCAACCTGGCTTATCTTTGTGATCCCAAAATGCGCGCTGCTGCCGCTGCCAGGGGAGAAGACCCCAATGAGTTGCCTAAAACCTATGCCGCATTGATAAATGCCGTGATTGACCATCGCCCCGATGATTTGACCGTGGGTATCCATCTCTGTAGGGGCAATTACCGCAGCACCTGGTTTGCCGAAGGTGGTTACGAACCCGTTGCCGAAATCTTATTCAACGAAATCAACGTGGATGGCTATTTCCTGGAGTACGATGATGAACGCTCTGGCGATTTTGCGCCTTTGCGATTTGTTCCGTCCCACAAAAAAGTCGTGTTAGGCATTGTTTCTTCTAAAACCGCCCAACTGGAATCCATAGATGACCTCTGCAAACGCATAGACGAAGCAGCGCAATATATGCCACTCGACAACATGTGTATCAGCCCACAATGTGGCTTTTCGTCCACCCATCATGGCAATGATATGACGCATGATGACCAATGGCGAAAATTGGAGCTGGTCGTAAACACGGCCCAAAAAGTATGGGGTACTGCTTAA
- a CDS encoding MFS transporter, translating into MKKNIKALIDEHPMSALQYTTIFICFFMNILDGMDVLVISYCAPAIAKAWEVSPEALGVVFSAGLAGMTIGALFLAPFADQIGRRKMILLSAVLMGTSIFLTAYTETVLALIVLRFLSGIGIGSMLASTAALTAEYTPNRSKDFWVSAVISGYPVGAVLSGLVAAQVVPNSGWQRMFQLAGLASFVSLPLIYFFLSESLDFYVKKQPLNALAKLNEAFKKMGHEALTALPELPPKSTGIPVKDLLKGEYRIPTFQLWLALFLAFSCLYFLTSWIPKLAANTGLSMSLAIYAGTVFNVGAFIGIITQGYFSSKFGLKKTIGSFLIATAVLMAIFKLFIGADVLLLIFGLLGFGIQGGFVGLYAVAARMYPTEFRTTGVGWAIGIGRLGGVIGPALGGVLIGMGFTMATNFMVFAIPTLLAGMVTLYLSSKEIA; encoded by the coding sequence ATGAAAAAAAACATCAAAGCGCTAATTGACGAACATCCCATGTCGGCGCTTCAATATACGACTATTTTCATCTGCTTTTTTATGAATATTTTAGATGGGATGGATGTGTTGGTCATCTCCTATTGCGCACCGGCCATCGCCAAAGCCTGGGAAGTCAGCCCAGAAGCCTTGGGCGTTGTTTTTAGTGCAGGTTTGGCAGGTATGACCATTGGCGCCCTGTTTTTAGCCCCATTCGCCGATCAGATTGGACGAAGAAAAATGATATTGCTGAGTGCTGTTTTGATGGGGACCAGTATTTTCCTAACCGCTTATACGGAGACGGTATTGGCCTTAATTGTGCTTCGTTTTCTCAGTGGCATTGGGATTGGTAGCATGTTGGCCAGTACGGCAGCCTTAACGGCAGAATATACGCCTAATCGCAGCAAAGATTTTTGGGTGAGCGCTGTTATTTCAGGCTATCCGGTTGGCGCCGTATTGTCCGGGCTGGTGGCCGCACAGGTAGTGCCGAATAGCGGCTGGCAACGGATGTTCCAATTGGCTGGTTTAGCTTCCTTTGTCAGCCTGCCGCTCATTTATTTTTTCTTGTCGGAGTCCCTGGATTTTTATGTAAAAAAACAACCGCTAAATGCGCTAGCAAAACTTAACGAGGCCTTTAAAAAAATGGGACATGAGGCCTTAACAGCTTTACCGGAATTGCCGCCTAAATCGACCGGGATTCCTGTAAAAGACTTACTGAAGGGGGAATACCGTATCCCTACCTTCCAATTGTGGTTAGCCCTGTTTTTAGCTTTTAGTTGCCTTTACTTTCTCACCAGTTGGATCCCCAAATTAGCTGCAAATACCGGGCTTTCGATGTCCCTTGCCATTTATGCAGGGACGGTATTTAATGTGGGTGCCTTTATTGGCATTATTACGCAGGGTTATTTTTCTTCTAAATTTGGTTTGAAAAAAACCATTGGCAGCTTTCTAATTGCCACAGCGGTTTTAATGGCCATTTTTAAACTATTTATAGGTGCCGACGTACTGCTTTTAATATTTGGCCTATTGGGATTTGGTATCCAGGGAGGTTTTGTGGGGCTATATGCCGTTGCTGCCCGCATGTATCCGACAGAATTCAGGACCACTGGGGTCGGCTGGGCCATCGGTATAGGGCGGCTTGGCGGAGTTATTGGGCCAGCCCTCGGTGGCGTATTGATTGGCATGGGCTTCACGATGGCCACCAATTTTATGGTTTTTGCTATTCCTACCTTATTAGCGGGGATGGTAACCCTATATTTATCATCAAAAGAAATAGCTTGA
- a CDS encoding feruloyl-CoA synthase translates to MKVDAPFLDIPTIKIDIHKEVRADGVIYLKSNIPLQAHPQRITERLEYWAEHTPQRVFLAQRGADRKWVTLTYKMVYEKVQAIAQFLLQSEVSLEKPIVILSGNSLEHGLLALAAMHIGIPYAPISPAYATRSSDFAKLRHCINLLSPGLVFVQNGKTFEAAIQATAQAIPLVAVDNLPPGSIAFESILQTEVTPAVKHAFQRIEPQTIAKILFTSGSTGLPKGVINTQKNLTTNWQQITQTFPFMANGGLTLIDWLPWNHTFGGNHNFGLTLYNGGSLYIDDGNPIPSSMPLTVQNLREVAPTVYFNVPKGFEELIPYLKADKDLRQFFFSQLKMFFYAGASMPQHVWDDLEALAQQTTGKRLLISSGLGMTEASPSAMFNTEFGSFSGMLGVPVPGLEVKLVPDGDKLEARFRGENIMPGYWRNEEATKKAFDEEDFYCTGDALKMVHPDYPNQGMIFNGRIAEDFKLNSGTWVSVGVLKAKLIMAGGGLIQDAVITGHDRSFIGAIVFPELAFCRKLAGLDEETATLTQIIRAEPVVNALQAVLNQLGKQSTGSSTKIKRALFADFYLSIDKGEITDKGSINQRAIIANRSTTVEMIYKAELLPHVLEAD, encoded by the coding sequence ATGAAGGTCGACGCTCCATTTTTAGACATTCCAACCATTAAGATCGACATCCACAAGGAAGTCAGAGCGGATGGCGTGATTTACTTAAAATCTAACATTCCTTTACAAGCGCACCCTCAGCGCATAACGGAACGGCTAGAATACTGGGCCGAACACACGCCGCAACGTGTCTTTTTAGCGCAAAGAGGGGCAGATAGAAAATGGGTGACCTTGACCTATAAAATGGTATATGAAAAAGTACAAGCCATCGCCCAGTTTCTTTTGCAAAGTGAGGTGTCGCTGGAAAAACCCATTGTTATTTTATCTGGCAATAGCCTAGAACATGGCTTATTGGCCTTAGCAGCTATGCACATTGGCATTCCTTATGCTCCGATTAGCCCAGCTTATGCTACTCGTTCAAGCGATTTTGCGAAGTTGCGGCACTGTATCAATCTATTGTCGCCAGGCTTGGTTTTTGTGCAAAATGGAAAGACTTTTGAAGCGGCCATCCAGGCAACAGCCCAAGCTATCCCCTTAGTGGCTGTAGACAATTTGCCCCCCGGAAGTATAGCTTTTGAAAGCATCCTGCAAACGGAAGTTACGCCTGCCGTAAAGCATGCCTTTCAGCGCATTGAACCCCAGACGATAGCTAAAATCCTATTTACTTCCGGCTCTACTGGGTTGCCCAAAGGCGTTATCAATACCCAAAAAAACCTAACGACCAACTGGCAGCAAATCACCCAGACGTTCCCCTTTATGGCCAATGGCGGGTTGACCTTAATCGATTGGCTCCCCTGGAACCACACCTTTGGCGGTAACCACAATTTTGGCCTAACCCTTTACAATGGGGGTTCACTATATATTGATGATGGCAATCCGATCCCTTCCTCTATGCCCCTTACGGTGCAAAATTTGCGAGAGGTTGCGCCTACAGTTTACTTCAATGTACCCAAGGGATTTGAAGAGCTTATTCCTTATTTAAAAGCAGATAAAGACTTGCGCCAATTCTTTTTCAGTCAGCTAAAAATGTTTTTTTATGCCGGAGCAAGTATGCCGCAACACGTGTGGGATGACTTGGAAGCACTTGCCCAACAGACCACGGGAAAACGCCTGCTTATTTCCTCTGGACTGGGGATGACCGAAGCCAGTCCATCGGCCATGTTTAATACCGAATTTGGTAGTTTCTCGGGGATGTTAGGGGTGCCTGTCCCTGGTCTGGAGGTGAAACTAGTACCTGATGGCGACAAATTAGAAGCCCGTTTCAGGGGTGAAAATATAATGCCAGGTTATTGGCGCAATGAAGAAGCGACCAAAAAAGCCTTTGATGAAGAAGATTTTTACTGCACCGGGGACGCTTTAAAGATGGTCCATCCCGATTATCCTAACCAAGGAATGATTTTTAATGGGCGAATTGCAGAAGATTTTAAATTAAATTCCGGTACTTGGGTCAGCGTAGGGGTGTTAAAAGCCAAATTGATTATGGCGGGTGGCGGTTTGATTCAAGATGCGGTGATTACTGGCCATGATCGGTCTTTTATAGGTGCTATTGTTTTCCCTGAATTAGCTTTTTGTAGAAAACTGGCAGGCTTGGATGAAGAAACGGCTACCTTAACTCAAATTATTCGTGCCGAACCGGTGGTCAATGCGCTGCAAGCGGTCTTAAATCAATTAGGGAAACAAAGTACAGGTAGCTCTACTAAAATCAAGAGGGCCCTGTTTGCTGATTTTTATTTATCCATCGACAAAGGAGAAATAACCGATAAGGGTTCTATTAATCAAAGGGCTATTATTGCCAATCGTAGTACCACGGTTGAAATGATCTATAAAGCGGAACTTTTGCCGCATGTTTTAGAAGCTGATTGA
- a CDS encoding DUF3237 domain-containing protein — protein MKQIKFSLMLTLSFMTFIGINAQSLLPEPKLELIFEAKVLLDPVQELGMTTYGKRRIIPIIGGTFEGPNMKGTILSGGADWQTVRPDGTADLEARYTLKTDDGTLIYIQNRGVRHAEPSVLARMAKGEKVDPSEYYMRTAATFEVEAGKYAWLTKAVVISTGARLADHVLLQFYGIL, from the coding sequence ATGAAACAGATCAAATTTAGTTTGATGCTAACGCTATCTTTTATGACATTCATAGGCATAAACGCCCAAAGCCTGCTTCCAGAACCCAAACTGGAATTGATTTTTGAGGCGAAGGTCTTATTGGATCCCGTACAGGAATTAGGGATGACGACCTATGGGAAAAGGCGAATTATTCCTATCATTGGCGGAACCTTTGAAGGGCCAAACATGAAGGGAACCATCCTTTCTGGTGGAGCGGATTGGCAGACAGTACGCCCGGATGGAACAGCAGATTTGGAAGCAAGGTATACTTTGAAAACAGATGATGGTACCTTAATTTACATCCAAAACCGAGGTGTTCGCCACGCCGAACCATCGGTCTTGGCCCGCATGGCTAAGGGTGAAAAAGTAGACCCCAGCGAATACTATATGCGCACGGCTGCTACCTTCGAAGTCGAAGCAGGAAAATATGCCTGGTTGACAAAAGCAGTGGTCATTTCGACAGGCGCGCGATTGGCCGATCATGTGTTACTACAATTTTATGGAATCCTCTAA